One genomic region from Vibrio sp. SCSIO 43137 encodes:
- a CDS encoding PAS domain S-box protein yields the protein MASLLGETREFQSSSKIGLNGSVITWNLNYKTGAFATSATCYDSKLNQIKAITEYEDLLLCFGKVDQNRINNYLRFVMNDKPAQPIRVILSFDEVDMMYCVIRAEKQNSEQLKGSIILLFTLPKNSQLSALFLNIFNNHHHGMIVTDKNSHIVATNQFYEKTMGYELDELLGKKTSIFKSEKLDDTFYTDMWSSLHDYSSATYITSTKFFRAFRLLPGYHT from the coding sequence CTTGGTGAAACAAGGGAGTTTCAATCCAGTTCTAAGATTGGGTTAAATGGCTCTGTTATAACCTGGAACCTCAATTATAAAACAGGTGCCTTTGCGACTTCCGCTACGTGTTACGATAGTAAACTCAACCAAATTAAAGCGATTACAGAATACGAAGACCTGTTACTGTGCTTTGGAAAAGTCGATCAAAACAGGATCAACAACTACCTCAGGTTTGTAATGAATGATAAGCCCGCTCAGCCTATCCGGGTGATCCTTAGCTTTGATGAAGTTGATATGATGTACTGTGTAATTAGAGCAGAGAAACAAAATTCAGAGCAACTTAAAGGCTCAATTATTCTTCTATTTACACTACCGAAAAACAGCCAGCTTTCTGCCCTGTTCCTAAACATTTTTAATAATCACCACCATGGCATGATAGTGACGGATAAAAACTCTCACATTGTTGCCACCAATCAGTTTTACGAAAAAACCATGGGTTATGAGCTTGATGAACTGCTTGGTAAAAAAACCAGTATATTTAAGTCTGAAAAGCTTGATGACACGTTTTACACAGACATGTGGAGTAGCTTGCACGATTATTCCTCAGCAACTTACATTACAAGCACTAAATTTTTCAGAGCATTCCGTTTACTACCTGGGTATCACACGTGA
- a CDS encoding EAL domain-containing protein encodes MTRFTQTCGVACTIIPQQLTLQALNFSEHSVYYLGITRDLSGVADKLTGQVFGGVELVTQLPDEKHFVANLNRSLSNQSQNEIVYVAILEPDISNSASGNFKSETSKCIQQYGKHFSFGYLGDNKFALSGSVSLKKNAKNTLKVILSQVRQLNAHLKQQLSPESVRIFTKSKIGISYRDENLSDGGKLIFEACCSLKENHRAYGQIHVYDPVQHHQYLRRRKLEIIARKAIKGRLVEVYYQPIIDASNWRIAKFEALCRFRDRNGAIMNTQEVVKIVESLGLVHELDLIVAEKAIKDREVLAEKFGKDIGITINISLDSSNKREVLLLNLKKLIHREKDKFRYVTIEITESAYFNQDSDDSDITELLKKNDIRVAIDDFGTGYSSFSYLKEQTFDVLKIDQEFVSGLKENTRNYHIIRMIVKLAKVLNVKTVAEGVESQQEALLLHSMGVDMLQGYLFSKPMPLNKCNSISNLLYKIKKEVGAKEIDTIIDSSMTLTPDNDLEDVKQLFDHTDINYLPVISKKRCLGLVNRVNYSKAIPPTLDTPVENTRDRNVLKKKVSQVMETKFVTVNENMSTYEVLELVNEQATLPWVVVNDSMQFIGIVEAKGLLRLTTSLI; translated from the coding sequence ATGACACGTTTTACACAGACATGTGGAGTAGCTTGCACGATTATTCCTCAGCAACTTACATTACAAGCACTAAATTTTTCAGAGCATTCCGTTTACTACCTGGGTATCACACGTGATCTCTCCGGTGTCGCTGACAAGCTAACCGGACAAGTATTTGGCGGTGTAGAACTTGTCACTCAACTACCCGACGAAAAGCATTTTGTCGCAAATCTAAACCGGTCGCTATCAAATCAGAGTCAAAATGAGATTGTTTATGTGGCTATTTTGGAACCAGATATAAGCAACAGTGCGTCCGGCAATTTTAAAAGTGAAACCTCAAAGTGCATACAGCAATATGGCAAACATTTTAGCTTTGGTTATCTGGGTGACAATAAATTTGCCTTGTCCGGTTCTGTTTCATTGAAAAAGAACGCCAAAAACACCCTTAAAGTAATACTAAGTCAGGTTCGCCAACTTAATGCTCATCTTAAACAGCAGTTGTCGCCCGAGTCTGTACGCATTTTTACTAAGTCAAAAATCGGCATATCCTACAGAGACGAAAACTTGAGCGATGGTGGAAAACTTATATTTGAGGCGTGTTGTAGTTTAAAGGAAAATCACCGTGCTTATGGGCAGATTCATGTGTATGACCCAGTACAACATCACCAGTATCTGCGCAGAAGAAAACTCGAAATCATTGCCAGAAAGGCCATCAAAGGCAGACTGGTAGAAGTTTACTATCAGCCTATCATTGATGCGTCTAACTGGCGCATCGCCAAATTTGAGGCTCTATGTCGCTTTAGGGATCGCAATGGCGCCATTATGAACACACAGGAAGTGGTAAAAATTGTCGAATCTCTCGGCTTGGTTCATGAGTTAGACCTGATAGTGGCAGAAAAAGCGATTAAAGACAGAGAAGTACTTGCTGAGAAATTCGGCAAAGATATCGGCATAACTATCAATATTTCGTTAGATAGCAGCAACAAAAGAGAGGTTCTGCTGCTAAATCTTAAAAAGTTGATTCATAGAGAGAAGGATAAGTTCCGCTACGTCACCATAGAAATTACTGAGAGTGCCTATTTTAATCAGGACAGCGATGATTCAGACATTACCGAACTATTGAAGAAAAACGATATCCGCGTAGCAATAGACGATTTTGGTACCGGTTACTCTTCCTTTAGCTATCTTAAAGAACAAACATTCGATGTATTGAAAATCGATCAGGAGTTTGTCTCTGGCCTTAAGGAAAATACCAGAAACTACCATATCATCAGAATGATAGTAAAACTGGCCAAGGTACTGAATGTAAAAACCGTCGCTGAAGGTGTAGAGTCACAACAGGAAGCTCTGCTGCTACACTCGATGGGCGTAGATATGTTACAGGGTTACTTATTTTCAAAGCCTATGCCTCTTAACAAATGTAACTCTATCAGCAATTTACTGTACAAAATCAAAAAAGAAGTCGGTGCTAAAGAGATAGATACGATTATTGACAGCTCGATGACATTGACTCCGGACAACGATTTAGAAGACGTTAAACAACTATTTGACCACACAGATATTAACTATCTACCTGTCATATCGAAAAAGCGGTGTCTTGGGCTAGTAAACAGAGTTAATTACAGTAAAGCAATCCCTCCGACTCTTGATACTCCTGTAGAGAACACCCGTGATCGCAACGTGCTGAAAAAGAAAGTCAGTCAGGTTATGGAGACAAAGTTTGTCACCGTCAATGAAAATATGTCTACTTATGAAGTGTTAGAGCTAGTGAATGAGCAAGCCACATTACCCTGGGTTGTCGTTAACGACAGTATGCAGTTTATAGGCATTGTAGAAGCAAAAGGATTGCTACGCCTGACTACCAGCCTGATTTAA
- a CDS encoding YoaH family protein gives MFDDFPPLTHQQQQEAVEQIQQLMKQGISTAEAIRIVAEQIRKENSERPE, from the coding sequence ATGTTTGATGACTTTCCACCATTAACTCACCAACAGCAACAAGAGGCTGTAGAACAAATTCAGCAATTGATGAAGCAGGGGATTAGTACTGCAGAAGCGATTAGAATCGTTGCGGAACAAATACGAAAGGAAAACAGTGAGCGGCCAGAGTAG
- the traF gene encoding conjugal transfer protein TraF, which produces MKNIRLPIAIAIAVSSSAAYSATYAVDARGAAMGGVGVVAGTYLTSPFYNPALAAIYRRNDDAGMLLPGAGLMYNDEQKLIENVKDTASLLDGIDFGNPASITADKVTKLDSLLTDMTGDRANVEAGLTAAFGIPNSFLSMTAFGKAYTEAFVAPDIYNGSTATNADPTIQNALRVSENAQLSAVNVVSIAVLEAGLTMAKYQTVLGQHMSFGVTPKIQRINTYVYTASMQKYELKDILENSTSDATFNIDVGALWFYGPFRIGFSGTNLISRDFETKEITTTLTSSLNNTRPAIVTNYTYELRPQYTIGAGFVSDYFSLSVDYDVNEDEKFDQFEDNTQWLRAGLEIDVMRQLQLRGGYKKNLAYSDSEDTITAGVGISPLGLFELDLAVSYTNADALGGYVNFLATY; this is translated from the coding sequence ATGAAAAATATTCGTTTACCGATTGCTATTGCAATCGCTGTATCATCTTCCGCCGCTTATAGCGCAACTTATGCCGTAGATGCCCGTGGTGCCGCTATGGGTGGAGTCGGTGTTGTCGCAGGTACTTATTTAACTTCTCCTTTTTATAACCCTGCGCTGGCTGCTATTTATCGTCGTAATGATGATGCCGGTATGCTTCTTCCCGGAGCGGGACTCATGTATAACGATGAGCAAAAGCTGATCGAAAATGTAAAAGATACCGCCAGCTTGCTGGACGGGATTGATTTTGGCAATCCGGCTTCGATAACAGCTGATAAAGTTACCAAGCTTGATAGTTTACTAACTGATATGACCGGGGATCGTGCTAACGTTGAAGCCGGATTAACTGCCGCATTTGGTATTCCTAACTCTTTCCTTTCTATGACCGCATTTGGTAAAGCCTATACAGAAGCATTTGTCGCGCCAGACATTTACAATGGTAGTACCGCTACAAATGCTGATCCTACAATCCAGAATGCTTTGCGTGTGTCTGAAAACGCGCAGTTAAGTGCTGTTAATGTTGTTTCAATCGCAGTACTTGAAGCCGGCTTAACCATGGCCAAGTATCAGACAGTTCTGGGACAGCATATGTCATTTGGTGTAACGCCTAAGATTCAGCGAATTAACACCTATGTATATACTGCATCAATGCAGAAGTATGAGTTAAAAGACATTCTGGAAAACAGCACTTCCGATGCAACGTTTAATATTGATGTAGGTGCCTTGTGGTTCTACGGACCATTCCGTATCGGCTTTAGTGGTACTAACCTGATATCACGAGATTTCGAGACTAAAGAGATCACCACCACACTTACCAGCTCACTTAACAACACAAGACCGGCTATTGTGACTAACTACACTTATGAGTTAAGACCGCAATATACCATTGGTGCCGGTTTTGTTTCTGACTACTTCTCTTTGAGTGTTGATTATGATGTTAATGAAGATGAGAAGTTTGATCAGTTTGAAGATAATACTCAGTGGTTAAGAGCCGGTCTTGAAATTGATGTGATGAGACAACTTCAGCTTCGTGGCGGTTATAAAAAGAACTTAGCTTACAGTGACAGCGAAGATACCATCACAGCAGGGGTAGGGATCTCTCCTTTAGGTTTGTTTGAGTTAGACCTAGCCGTGAGTTACACCAATGCGGATGCATTGGGAGGATACGTTAACTTCCTTGCGACTTACTAA
- a CDS encoding DUF2861 family protein, producing MSKLICVGITVLFSLLNVQQAYAWFEDKTPLSRAHQMMLEKNYSAAFSSIIQVWQSENDEYFKSHLNDLLDTSLEHDCGKSLTTEPLAFWLQGVVIRRQSLQSPGRIASKLVVETSSSEKVSSITLLNKSGREISDDKSIEEDGNGRRNTYQVQYDLNQPLSAGLYKIIVERKKGVSWSSWVVMGKEQNTQVVRWESQDSWAVDRNGLLNPYCSLPTLSASLYDFVDDSYVRVWNREYEKNYPKRLPPGTLKPDRYVLAISLTLKRWQGVIAIEDQQVISKTYDISAD from the coding sequence ATGAGCAAGTTAATCTGCGTTGGCATTACTGTTTTATTCTCCCTGTTGAATGTTCAGCAGGCTTATGCCTGGTTTGAAGATAAGACGCCTTTAAGCCGGGCTCACCAAATGATGTTGGAGAAAAATTATAGCGCAGCGTTTTCCTCAATAATCCAAGTGTGGCAAAGTGAGAACGATGAATACTTTAAGAGCCATCTTAATGATTTACTTGATACTTCTCTTGAACATGATTGCGGCAAAAGCTTAACGACAGAACCATTGGCTTTCTGGCTTCAGGGAGTAGTGATACGCCGCCAGTCACTGCAGAGCCCCGGTCGGATTGCTTCTAAGCTGGTTGTTGAAACAAGTAGCTCGGAAAAAGTGAGCTCAATTACGCTGTTAAATAAATCCGGCAGAGAAATATCTGATGATAAAAGCATAGAAGAAGACGGAAACGGCAGGCGTAACACCTATCAAGTCCAGTATGACCTGAACCAACCTCTGTCCGCAGGGTTATATAAAATTATCGTGGAACGGAAAAAGGGGGTTAGCTGGAGCTCATGGGTAGTAATGGGCAAAGAGCAGAATACTCAGGTGGTAAGGTGGGAATCTCAGGATTCCTGGGCGGTAGACCGAAATGGTTTACTAAATCCATATTGTTCCCTTCCAACTCTGTCCGCGTCGCTATATGACTTTGTTGATGACTCGTATGTACGGGTATGGAACCGGGAATATGAAAAAAATTATCCGAAAAGGCTGCCGCCGGGCACTCTTAAACCTGATCGTTATGTACTCGCTATTTCGTTAACGTTAAAACGTTGGCAGGGTGTGATTGCGATAGAAGATCAACAGGTTATCAGCAAAACCTATGATATATCTGCAGATTAA
- the vxrB gene encoding response regulator transcription factor VxrB: MKQTLLLVEDDKNLADGLLVSLEQAGYHCYHAETIAKVAGLWDKADLVILDRQLPDGDAVTMLPRWKEIKAVPVILLTALVTIKDKVSGLDAGANDYLTKPFAEAELFARIRAQLRSPSGEETHSDSQVICNNLTIDKSTREVFYQTEAVSLTRTEFDLLLFLASNLGKVFTRDELLDHVWGYNHFPTTRTVDTHILQLRQKLPGLEIETLRGVGYKMKAE, translated from the coding sequence GTGAAACAGACGTTACTACTGGTTGAAGATGATAAGAATTTAGCTGATGGACTGCTTGTCAGCCTAGAACAGGCCGGTTACCACTGTTACCACGCGGAGACGATTGCTAAAGTTGCGGGCTTGTGGGATAAGGCAGATCTGGTGATACTGGACCGCCAGCTACCCGACGGTGACGCTGTCACCATGTTGCCTCGATGGAAAGAGATCAAAGCTGTCCCTGTGATACTTTTAACTGCTCTGGTGACAATAAAAGATAAGGTATCCGGCCTTGATGCCGGCGCAAATGACTACCTGACTAAGCCTTTTGCCGAAGCGGAGCTGTTTGCCAGAATCAGGGCTCAGTTAAGATCGCCTTCCGGTGAGGAGACGCACAGCGATAGTCAGGTTATTTGCAATAATCTGACTATCGATAAATCAACCCGAGAAGTATTTTACCAGACTGAAGCAGTGAGCCTGACACGTACTGAGTTCGATTTGCTGTTATTTCTGGCCAGTAACCTTGGTAAGGTTTTCACCCGTGACGAGTTGCTCGATCATGTATGGGGTTATAACCACTTTCCGACAACCCGAACTGTTGATACCCATATACTTCAGCTAAGACAAAAACTGCCCGGACTGGAAATAGAAACACTACGGGGCGTTGGCTATAAGATGAAAGCAGAATGA